In a single window of the Gossypium hirsutum isolate 1008001.06 chromosome A13, Gossypium_hirsutum_v2.1, whole genome shotgun sequence genome:
- the LOC107894775 gene encoding uncharacterized protein: MDPGDEGMAMAEAALETERESLRACQLALEAKISERAVLLRRKQEMGAKEAAKQKVVADFMLFIEAIEKNDMETANRFDEKAMKNTILTMMNDDTGGFGKKK, from the exons ATG GATCCAGGAGATGAAGGTATGGCTATGGCTGAGGCAGCGCTGGAGACGGAGAGAGAGTCGCTAAGAGCTTGTCAACTTGCACTTGAAGCGAAGATTAGCGAGCGTGCAGTGCTATTGAGAAGGAAGCAAGAGATGGGTGCAAAGGAGGCCGCCAAGCAAAAAGTGGTTGCTGATTTCATGCTCTTCATTGAAGCAATTGAGAAAAATGATATGGAGACTGCCAACAGATTCGATgaaaaagcaatgaagaacactATTCTTACAATGATGAATGATGATACTGGAGGATTTGGAAAGAAGAAATAG
- the LOC107894776 gene encoding uncharacterized protein, producing the protein MEPGGEVIAMAEAALETERESLRARQLALEAKISERAVLLKRKRMMAAKEADKQKVIANFMLFIEAIEKNDMETANKFDEKAMKNTIFTMMSDAGGFGKKK; encoded by the exons ATG GAGCCAGGAGGTGAAGTTATAGCTATGGCTGAGGCAGCGCTGGAAACGGAGAGAGAATCGCTAAGAGCTCGTCAGCTTGCACTTGAAGCGAAGATTAGTGAGCGTGCAGTGCTATTGAAAAGGAAGCGAATGATGGCTGCAAAGGAGGCCGATAAGCAAAAAGTGATTGCTAATTTCATGCTCTTCATTGAAGCAATTGAGAAAAATGATATGGAGACTGCCAACAAGTTCGATgaaaaagcaatgaagaacactATTTTCACTATGATGAGCGATGCTGGAGGATTTGGAAAGAAGAAATAG
- the LOC107893163 gene encoding uncharacterized protein, with product MDLQDVIMFTAMVVEAARMKEETRRMSELLRSLYFALREKDKEYEMLKKKKQSMVAKEAPKLKMVDDFMLFLDAIDKNDGENALNFDEKAMMNSVLAMMNGGNNGDGGKNEA from the exons ATG GACCTGCAAGATGTCATTATGTTTACTGCTATGGTTGTGGAAGCTGCAAGGATGAAAGAGGAGACAAGGCGGATGAGTGAGTTGCTAAGGTCTCTTTACTTTGCGCTTCGTGAGAAAGACAAGGAATACGAAATGCTTAAGAAGAAGAAGCAGAGCATGGTTGCTAAGGAAGCCCCCAAgctgaaaatggttgatgatttcaTGCTCTTCCTTGATGCAATTGACAAAAACGATGGGGAGAATGCCCTGAATTTCGATGAAAAAGCAATGATGAATTCTGTTCTCGCTATGATGAACGGTGGCAACAATGGCGATGGCGGTAAAAATGAAgcttga